The region AGCGGATCTTCGCTATATGCACAAGCCTGGTGTGCTGCGGATTGCCTCTGGCGAGCAGCGACCGGCGGCCATGAGGGAAAAATTCAGACGATTAGAGCGCTAATGATTAGCGTGGGAAGATTTTTACCCAGAATGGAGTAGTAAACGTTAACGAGGGTCAATAGATGGGGCTTGAGGGATGTGACAGGAACAAAAAAGGGGCCGAAGCCCCTTATAATTATTGTGGTTCGCTCGCCGCGCCTTGCGACGTCGCACCGCCTGCGGCGTTACCGCTCTGGGTGCGGGTATAGAGAATTTTTTGCGTATCGTTGGCGCAGTGGCCGACAACCTGCGCATCCGGCTGGTCAGCCTGGTCATTAGGCACGATAGTTAACGTAAACCCGTTTTCCGGTACGCCATTATTAATGATGCGCTGTTCAATATCGGCTTTTACCCGTTCACAGGAGTTTTGCGCGGCGCTGACCGGCAATGTCGCGGCCAGCAGCAGGGCGCCTGCCCAGTAACGTTTTTTCATTAACGGCTCCTTATTGGCGTAAAACAGATGTAGTAAGCATAGCAGTTGTTATATATATCACTGACTTTTCAGATATCATGCCGCTTTTGGCGAGGCCGCAGAAGGATAATAAAACGTGAATAAATACGTGACGGTAATGATGGTGTCGCTGGCGCTGACCGGCTGCGATAAGCCGGACGCGCTCGCGCCGTTCAGCCCGGAAATGGCCAGTTTCTCCAGCGAGTTTAATTTCGATCCGCTGCGCGGCCCGGTAAAAAACTTCACCCAGAAGCTGATAAACGACAGCGGCGACGTGGAAACCGAAGTCAATGGCACGCTTTCAGAAGAGGGGTGCTTCGAGACGCTGAACTACGTCGATAAACCGAGCAACAGCCATCTCTCGCTGGTGCTGGACGCGAATTATTACCTGGACGCGCTGACCCGCGAAAAGCGCATCCGGCTACAGGGCAAATGCCAGCTGGCGGAGCTGCCGGCGGTCGGCATGATCTATGAAACCAACGAGCGCGAATTCGTGGTGAAAGGGCATACGCAGGAAGTCACGGTCAGCTACCGTTACGACGACGAAGGCTATCCGCTTGGCAAAACCAGCAAAGCCAAAGACGCGGAGCTTTCCACGATAGCCACGCCGAGCGACAAGCGTAAAAAGCATGACTACACCTCGGTGACGAAACTTAACGACAAGGTCGTCGATACCGCGAAGCAAAGTTGCGAATATGACCGCCATCTCAATCCGTTAAGCTGCGTGCTGGAACTGACCGACACGGGCACAACGCCGCCAAAACAGCATAAGTTCACCATCCAGAACGAAATCAATTACTACTGACAGGCGGTGTAGTGACGGGCCGTGAAAAGCGCAGGCATCCTGCGCTTCACGGGCTTACTGCGCGGTGGGTTTCAGCAGGCTGTTCCCGGCAGGTTTGAGCTGCGTCAGATACTGATGCTGGAAAATGCACATGCGGATGGTGTTACGATACTCGCCATTAATAAAGAATTCATGGACCAGCTCGCCCTCGACCATAAAGCCCAGCTTGCGATAAATATGGATGGCTTTGGCGTTCTCTTTATCGACGATCAGATAGAGCTTATAGAGGTTCAGCACTGTAAAGCCGTAATCCATCGCAAGCTTCGCCGCGCGGCTGGCGAGGCCTTTGCCCTGATGTTCCGGGGAGATGATTATCTGGAATTCGGCGCGGCGGTGAACATGGTTAATTTCCACCAGCTCCACCAGGCCCGCTTTATCGCCGTCGCACTCCACCACAAAGCGGCGTTCGCTCTGATCGTGAATATGTTTGTCATAGAGATCGGAAAGCTCAACGAACGCTTCATAAGGTTCTTCAAACCAGTAGCGCATCACGCTGGCGTTATTGTCGAGCTGATGGACGAAACGCAAATCTTCGCGTTCCAGCGGGCGCAGTTTGACATCAACGTAGTCTGACATCGTTCATCCTTTTTGTGCGCGGGAAAGCCGGCCCCCGGCGGGCGGGAGCCGTGGTGCAAACGAGCGTTACGGATTAATGACGCGGCCGGTGCGGCGGTCAAGACAACGCAGGGTGTTAGGCTCCCAGTAGGCGTTGAGGTTGGCGCTTTTTTCGCAGTTATCCTGGGCGTCAAACGCGACATCCGCTTTATCCCACTCTTTTTCGGCGCGTTTATTGACTTTCTGGCGTAAAGAACGGGTGTCATTCCATTGCTCTTTATCCATCGCGGCGTCCTGACGGGTGCGGGCGTTGTCGCCGGATTCGATAATCAGTTTATCGGTCTGCGCGTGGGCAACGCTGGTGAATGCACCGGTCAACAGCACCAGCAGCAGTGAGTGGCGAAGGAATTTATTCATGGCGATATCCTTAATGAAGCTGTTCTTGTCGTGAAGCCGACACGCTTTACTATATCATCGTGCGCGAATCGCGCACAGCGGCGACGATTGCCGATATTATCTACATGAGCCTCAATATGATTAAAACCACTTTGCTTTTTTTCGCCACCGCGCTTGCGGAGATCGTCGGCTGTTTTTTGCCGTGGCTGTGGCTGCGCAAGGGGGCGAGCATACTCTGGCTGCTGCCTGCGGCGCTGTCGCTGATGCTGTTTGTCTGGCTGCTGACGCTGCACCCGGCGGCGAGCGGGCGGGTCTATGCCGCTTACGGCGGCGTCTATGTGATGACCGCGCTGCTCTGGCTGCGCGTCGTCGACGGTGTCCGCCTGAGCGTTTACGACTGGGCGGGGGCGGCGGTGGCGCTGTGCGGCATGCTGATTATCGTCACCGGCTGGGGCCGCGCCTGACGTTTCTGTGAATTCCTCTTTACGGGTAACTCTGGCAGCGCTTCACGCTTTGTGAAGCGTCGCGCATTTTTCCTCTTAATCAACTTGTATGGTAGTTAAGTCAGTTGTTCGCGGTGCGTACAGTTTGCGTATCGCCATGTCTAAAAGGAAAGATGCATGAAAATCAGTAAGGCGGAAGTGTTTGTCACCTGTCCCGGTCGCAACTTTGTCACGCTAAAAATCACAACGGAAGATGGGCTCACCGGGTTGGGCGATGCCACGCTTAACGGGCGTGAACTGTCAGTGGCGAGCTACCTGCGCGATCATCTCTGTCCACAGCTGGTGGGGCGTGATGCGCAGCGCATCGAAGATATCTGGCAATTTTTCTATAAGGGCGCCTACTGGCGACGCGGCCCGGTAACGATGTCAGCCATTTCGGCTATCGACACCGCGCTGTGGGATATCAAAGCCAAAGCCGCCGGGATGCCGCTTTATCAGCTGCTGGGCGGCGCGTCGCGCGAAGGCGTGATGGTCTACTGTCACACCACCGGCTACACCATCGATGACGTGCTGGACGACTACGCGCGTCATAAAGAACTCGGCTTTAAGGCAATTCGCGTGCAGTGCGGCGTACCGGGCATGAAAACCACGTACGGCATGGCGAAGAGCAAAGGCGCGGCGTATGAGCCCGCCACCAAAGGGCAATGGCCGGAAGAGCAGCTCTGGTCAACGGAGAAATACCTCGATTTCACGCCAAAACTGTTCGAAGCGGTGCGCAGTAAATTCGGCTTTCACGAACATCTGCTCCACGACATGCATCACCGTCTGACGCCCATCGAGGCCGCGCGTTTTGGCAAAAGCATTGAAGATCACCGGCTGTTCTGGATGGAAGATCCAACGCCCGCCGAAAATCAGGCCTGCTTCCGGCTTATCCGCCAGCACACCGTGACGCCCATTGCGGTCGGCGAAGTCTTTAACAGCATCTGGGACTGCAAGCAGCTCATAGAAGAGCAGTTGATTGATTATATCCGCACCACCGTTACCCACGCGGGCGGCATCACCGGCATGCGGCGCATCGCCGATTTCGCCGCGCTGTATCAGGTGCGCACCGGCTCGCATGGCCCGTCGGATCTCTCACCCGTCTGCCACGCCGCCGCGCTGCATTTCGATCTCTGGGTGCCGAACTTCGGCGTGCAGGAATATATGGGCTATTCGGCGCAGATGCTGGAGGTCTTTCCGCACAGCTGGACTTTCGACAACGGCTATATGCATCCGGGCGACAAGCCGGGGCTTGGCATTGAGTTCGATGAAAAGCTGGCGGCGAAATACCCCTACGATCCGGCTTATCTCCCGGTCGCCCGCCTCGAAGACGGCACGCTGTGGAACTGGTAAGCCCGGCGCGCCTGTCCCTGCGATAACATCACAATACCCGGACCCTACCCATGAAAATTAAACATCTACGCTGGTATATGATAGGCCTGGTGTCACTGGGCACGATTATCAATGCGCTGGCGCGCAGTTCGCTCAGCGTTTCGGCCCCGACGTTGTTTACCGAGCTCCATATTAATGAACAACAATACGCCTGGATCTTGAGCGCCTTTCAGTTCGCCTACACGATTGCGCAGCCCCTTTGCGGCTTCTTTATCGATGTGGTGGGCTTAAAGCTCGGCTTTTTCATCATGATTATCGCCTGGTCGGTGACCAATATGGCGCATGCTGCCTGCCATTCGTGGGGCGGCCTGGCCTTTTTGCGCGGGCTGATGGGGCTGAGCGAAGCCTCAGCCATTCCGGCTGGCGTAAAGTGCAACTCAGAGTGGTTCCCGGCGAAAGAGCGCGGCATTGCGGGCGGGGTTGCGAATATCGGCACCTCCATTGGCGCGATGCTGGCGCCGCCGCTCGTGGTGTGGGCCATCATGGCGTACAACTGGGAAATGGCGTTTGTGATAACCGGCGCGCTCGGCCTGGTGTTCGCGGTCATCTGGTGGTTCGGCTATGAGTCTCCGGCGCGCCACCGCGCGCTGAGCGTACAAGAGGCGCAGTACATCGATGAAGGGCAGGAGAAACATCTGGAGGCAGACGGCAGCAAACCGTCAGTCATGCAGATCCTGCGGCAGCGTAATTTCTGGGGGATCGCGCTGCCGCGTTTTCTGGCCGACCCGGCCTGGGGCACCATTAACTTCTGGCTGCCGGTCTATCTGATGACCGTTCGACACATGCCGCTTAAAGATATCGCGCTGTTCGCCTGGCTGCCGTTTCTGGCGGCGGATTTCGGGGGCATGGCGGGTGGGTTTTTAAATAACTTTATGATGAAGCGCTGGAATATCTCGACCATCAACGCGCGGCGCATCGGGTTCAGCACCGGCGCGGTACTGATGCTGCCGCTGGCGTTTGTCGGGTTTGTCGACAGTGCCTATATGGCGGTCGGGCTGGTGTCCATCTGCGCGTTCGCGCACCAGATGTTGTCAACCCAGGTGATTACGATGGCGACCGATCTCTTTCGCCGTAATGAAACCTCCACCGTCAGCGGTTTTGCCGGCACGGCAGGCTGGACGGGCATTTTTATCTGCACGCTTATCATGGGCGGCCTGGTGAAAACCGTTGGTTACAATCCCTTCTTTATTATTCTGAGCATGATGGACATCCTCGGCGCCATTATTCTCTGGACCGTGGTAAAAGCGCCCGGTCACGAAAAACTCGCCGCAAAACCCGTCACGATCTGATCCCGGCTCTGCCCCTCGGCCCTTATGCGAAAGCGTGATGTAAATCACGCTTTACTACCATTCTAGTTAAGGTAGTTAGTAAAAGCTGTCGCAAATCATAAAGCGCGCCGCTGCGATGCGTAGGCTTCATACAAATTACTTTATTTATCAAATGAGTCATGACTATGGAAAACACGCTTCTTAAAGCCCGCGCCATTCTCCCCACGTATGACCGCGACGCGCTCACCGCCCGCATTGTTCACCTCGGCTTTGGCGCGTTTCATCGCGCGCACCAGGCGGTTTACGCCGATATTCTCGCCGCAGAGCACGGCAGCGACTGGGGGTATTGCGAAATCAACCTGATCGGCGGAGAGCAGCAAATCGCCGATATCCGGCGTCAGGATAACCTCTATACCGTGGCGGAAATGTCGGCCGACGCCTGGCGCGCCCGCGTGGTCGGCGTGGTGAAAAGCGCGCTGCATGCTGAGGTGGATGGCCTGGACGCCGTGTTCGCGGCGCTCTGCCAGCCGCAGGTGGCGATTGTGTCACTCACGATCACCGAGAAAGGCTACTGCCATTCGCCCGCGACCGGCGAGCTGGTCATTGACAACCCGCTTATCGCCGCCGACCTGTCGCATCCGCAACGTCCATCCTCTGCTGTCGGAGTGATTGTCGAGGCGCTGGCGCGCCGTCAGGCCGCCGGGCTTAAAGGCTTTAGTGTGATGTCCTGCGATAACATGCCGGAAAACGGCCGCGTGGCCCGCAACGTGGTGACGGCCTACGCCCGCGCGGTGAACCCGGCGCTGGCCTCGTGGATTGAAACGCACGTGACGTTTCCTTCGACGATGGTGGACCGCATTGTGCCCGCCGTGACGCCGGAGACGCTCGATAGCATCGCCGCTATCACTGGCGTACGGGACCCCGCGGGCGTCGCCTGCGAGCCGTTCCGCCAGTGGGTAATTGAAGATAACTTCGTGGCGGGCCGCCCCGCATGGGAAAAGGCGGGGGCGCAGCTGGTGCGCGACGTGGTGCCGTTTGAAGAGATGAAACTGCGCATGCTCAACGGCAGCCATTCGTTTCTGGCGTATCTCGGCTATCTGGCGGGTTACCCACATATCAACGACTGCATGGAGGATGACCATTACCGCCGCGCGGCCCGCATGCTGATGCTCAATGAACAGGCGCCGACGCTGCGCGTGCAGGGGGTGGATCTTGCGCACTACGCGGATTTGCTGATTGAACGTTACAGCAACCCGGCGCTGCGCCACCGCACCTGGCAAATCGCGATGGATGGCAGCCAGAAGCTGCCGCAGCGCTGGCTCGATGCCATCCGCTGGCACCGGGCGCACGGCAGCCGTCACGATCTGCTGACGCTCGGCGTCGCAGGCTGGATGCGCTATGTGAGCGGAGTGGATGAGCAGGGCAAGGCGATTGAGGTTTGCGATCCGCTGCTTGACGCGATTCAACAGGCGGTGCGTATCAGTGAAGATGGCGAGGCGCGCGTACATGCGCTTCTGGGGCTGAAGGCGATTTTTGGCGATGATCTCGCGCAGCAGCCGGCGTTTGTGGCGGCAGTGACGCAAGCCTATCACCTGTTGTTATCGCACGGCGCGAAAGCCACGGTGGCGGCATATATGCAGCAAATGGCGTAACGCGGCGGTGGATGCGCGACAGGAAAAGGGATGAAGAGAAGTGGCGGGATTCTGACGGCGCAAGCGTGGGCGGCGCTTCGGGACTTACTCTGAACAGGCTGTCATGTTCATTATTTGTCGCACGTGGGGCGGGTAAGCGCAGCGAACCCGCCATTCACAACGCCTGCGTTATTAATTCATACCCAGACGAATCAACTCGATCGGCTCGAATTTACCTTCGCAGCCTTCCACTTCCACGGTACGGCCACGACGGATCTGCTCCGGAGTCAGGCCGTCGCCGTGGATGGCTTTAATGATGCCGGTTTCGCCGGAGGTGCTGATCATTACGCGGCTGCCGGTAGTAATGGCGTTACGGTTGCGATCGTAGGTCATCATGGTGATATCTCCTCTGAATAGTTGGGAATGATCCAGACGAGGCCCATTTTAAAAATCACGACCACAAAAACGTTAATCTCGATCAAAAACGAGGCATTTGTGTGATGAATGTCACGCCGTCTGATTACTCTCCGGCAGGCGCGTTACGCACGATTTTTCCGCTCGCGATATCAATATCGATGGTCGCCACAACGGGGGCAACCTCAGGATCTGCGCCGCCGCGACACCCCTCGCGGGTATGGTCTTCGCGCACCAGCAGGCGATACACGCCGCCATCCTGCGCGTTCTCATAGAAAATGCACTGGCCACGCGGGTCGAGCAGCAACGAAACGGTGCGGGTCACGCGGGCAAGCGGACTGGTGCTGATATCGTCACGCCACACATCGTGCGCGTTGGTCGCGCGAAGCGAGGCCGCGTCGAGCCAGCCTTTAATAATGCGTCCGTCTTTGCCATACCACGTCGCCTCGCGGTATCCGGCGTCCGGCAGCGTCCGGCTGACGCTCACCGTGTCGCCGTCCACCAGAAACAGGGTTGTGCTGCGGCACTGCGCATCGGGGGCGGAGTAGAAGAAATGGCGACCGCTGCCCGTCACCTGATAACGGGTGCCCGCGTCAGGTAATGGCGTATCGTCAGGGGCCGGCAGCCGGGCGGCGCAGACGCCCTGTGGGGTTAATGCGTCAGGCTGCGCGCGCAGGGCGGCGGTTTCCATCCAGCCCGTCGCCACGCGCCCGGCGGCATCACGATAGCGCACCCAGGCGAAGGGGCGCGCCGCGTCATCGCGATTGTCCGCCTCGCTGCGGGAAAGCCGAACCACCTGCACCGCGTCGCCGGGCACCAGAAACGCCGCGAGTTTGCACTCCGGCGACGGGGCGGAATAGAACCTGGCGCGGGCCGCGCCGGTCACCGTACTGACGGATGACGTGAAATCCGCGGCGGCCGTGGCGATGGCCTCTTTTTGCAGGCAGTCCGCCAGCAGCGGAGAAGAGAAAAGGGCGCAGCCCAGCAGCAGTAATGCGCGCATCGCATCCATCCTTAGCAAAGTAACGTCGCGCAGCTAGTCTTCGCTGAACCAGTCGCGGTTTTCCTGGCGGATCAGCAGCACCGATTCGCTGATTTCCTGCAAATGCAGACGCATCGTTTCATCGGCGGCCTGCGGATCGCGCCGCTCCAGCGCGTGAAAAATATCGTTATGCTGGCGCAGCAGCATTTCCGGCGGGGAGACGTGATCAAGGCTCATGTAGCGCACCCGGTCGATGGTCGCTTTAATATTCTCCACCGTGTCCCAGGCGAGCTGGCAGTCAGCCACCTGCGTCAGGCGGTAGTGAAATTCGTCGTCAAGCTGGAAGAAATCGCTCAGCTGTTTGCGGTCAATGGCGGTGCGCTGCTGGTTAAGATTTTGCTCAAGCTGATAGAGAGAGGCGTCGGTCAGCATTGTGGCCGCGCGCTGTACCACCGCCCGCTCAATGGCCTGACGCACAAAACAGCCGTTGCGCACCTGGCGCAGCGAGATTTTATTCACGAAACTGCCGCGCTGCGGGCGGATCTGAATCAGCCCGTTTTCCGCAAGCTTAATAAACGCCTCGCGCACCGGCTGGCGCGACACGTCAAAGCGCACCGACACCTCTTTCTCCGAAAGCGGCGTGCCAGGCGGGATCAGACAGTGCACGATATCGCGGCGCAGGATGCGGTAAATTTGTTGACTCACCGGCTGGGTCGGGTTGAGCGGAGTTTCAGCGGCCATTCTTCTGTCTTTATTTGCGGGTTACTGCGGCAATTTACCATTAATTGCCCACCCCGCCCAGCGGCGGCGCGGGGAACGGGCAAGGCGGGAACTACTGGCGGTGTACGCTAAGCCCGGCAAAGCTCTGGCTGACCGGCATCATCTCCAGCGTGTTGATGTTGACATGCGCAGGCAGCGAAGCTACCCACCAGACGGCCTCGGTCACATCTTCCGGCGTCAGCGCGTTCGTGTTTTCGTAAGTTTTACCGGCTTTGTCATCGTCGCCTTTAAAGCGCACGTTTGAGAACTCCGTGCCGCCCACGAGACCCGGCTCAATATCGGTCACGCGGACCGCGGTGCCATGCAGATCGGTGCGCAGGTTAAGGCTGAACTGGCGCACAAACGCTTTGGTCGCGCCGTAAACATTGCCGCCCGCGTAAGGCCAGCTACCCGCCGTGGAGCCGATGTTAATCACGTGTCCGCGATTGCGCTCCACCATGCCCGGCAGTACGGCGCGGGTCATATACACCAGCCCTTTATTGTTGGTGTCTATCATATTTTCCCAGTCTTCGACGCTCGCTTTATGCGCAGGCTCCAGCCCCAGCGCCAGCCCGGCGTTATTGACCAGCACGTCGATGTCGCGCCACTCCAGCGGCAGACTACTCATCGCCTCTTCAATAGCCGCGCGGTTGCGCACGTCCAGTTGCAGCGTCAGCACGCTCTCGCCGAGCGCGTCTTTCAGCGCATCAAGACGCGCCTGGCGGCGGCCTGTTGCGATCACTTTATGGCCGTTTTTCACAAAACGACGGGTAATGGCCTCGCCAAAGCCTGCCGTGGCGCCGGTAACCAGAATAATCATCTCGCTGTTCCTCAAGGCTTTTTCAGAACCGTTACCTTAGCACGCGCGGCGCGAACTGTGGAATATCACTTCCTGATAGCTTGCGTCGTGAAACCATTGCTGTTTAGGACGTGGCTGCATAAGCTGTGATTTTGCCATCACGCTTTTGCGGGAGACTTTCATGCCGGTGACTACCCCTTTTTCTTCAGCGAGCGCGCTGCCATATGAAGCGCCGCCGTTCAATGCGATAACCGATCAGCACTATCGTCCCGCCTTTGATGAGGCGGTGCGCCAGAAGCGCGCCGAAGTGGAGGCTATCGCGGCCGATAGCGCGGCGCCCACCTTTGAAAATACATATCTGGCGCTGGAGCGCAGCGGCGCGATGCTCGCGCGCGTCACCAGCGTCTTTTTCGCGATGACCTCAGCGCACACCAACGATTACCTGCAAACGCTGGATGAAGAGTTTTCCACTGAGCTGGCCGCGCTGGCGGACGATATCCACTTTAACGAGACCCTATTCGCGCGGCTCAACGCAGTATATGAACAGCGCCATACGCTCGGGCTGGATGACGAATCGCTGCGGCTGGTGGAGGTGGTCTGGCAGCAGTTTATGCTCGCGGGCGCGACGCTTGGCGCGGAGCAAAAAGCGCAGCTCAAGGCGCTGAATCAGGAGGCGGCGCAGTTGACCAGCCAGTTTAACCAGCGCCTGCTGG is a window of Cronobacter muytjensii ATCC 51329 DNA encoding:
- a CDS encoding YnfC family lipoprotein, which translates into the protein MNKYVTVMMVSLALTGCDKPDALAPFSPEMASFSSEFNFDPLRGPVKNFTQKLINDSGDVETEVNGTLSEEGCFETLNYVDKPSNSHLSLVLDANYYLDALTREKRIRLQGKCQLAELPAVGMIYETNEREFVVKGHTQEVTVSYRYDDEGYPLGKTSKAKDAELSTIATPSDKRKKHDYTSVTKLNDKVVDTAKQSCEYDRHLNPLSCVLELTDTGTTPPKQHKFTIQNEINYY
- the speG gene encoding spermidine N1-acetyltransferase, which gives rise to MSDYVDVKLRPLEREDLRFVHQLDNNASVMRYWFEEPYEAFVELSDLYDKHIHDQSERRFVVECDGDKAGLVELVEINHVHRRAEFQIIISPEHQGKGLASRAAKLAMDYGFTVLNLYKLYLIVDKENAKAIHIYRKLGFMVEGELVHEFFINGEYRNTIRMCIFQHQYLTQLKPAGNSLLKPTAQ
- the ydfZ gene encoding putative selenium delivery protein YdfZ, which codes for MMTYDRNRNAITTGSRVMISTSGETGIIKAIHGDGLTPEQIRRGRTVEVEGCEGKFEPIELIRLGMN
- a CDS encoding DUF1161 domain-containing protein, giving the protein MKKRYWAGALLLAATLPVSAAQNSCERVKADIEQRIINNGVPENGFTLTIVPNDQADQPDAQVVGHCANDTQKILYTRTQSGNAAGGATSQGAASEPQ
- the ydfG gene encoding bifunctional NADP-dependent 3-hydroxy acid dehydrogenase/3-hydroxypropionate dehydrogenase YdfG yields the protein MIILVTGATAGFGEAITRRFVKNGHKVIATGRRQARLDALKDALGESVLTLQLDVRNRAAIEEAMSSLPLEWRDIDVLVNNAGLALGLEPAHKASVEDWENMIDTNNKGLVYMTRAVLPGMVERNRGHVINIGSTAGSWPYAGGNVYGATKAFVRQFSLNLRTDLHGTAVRVTDIEPGLVGGTEFSNVRFKGDDDKAGKTYENTNALTPEDVTEAVWWVASLPAHVNINTLEMMPVSQSFAGLSVHRQ
- a CDS encoding DUF1283 family protein; its protein translation is MNKFLRHSLLLVLLTGAFTSVAHAQTDKLIIESGDNARTRQDAAMDKEQWNDTRSLRQKVNKRAEKEWDKADVAFDAQDNCEKSANLNAYWEPNTLRCLDRRTGRVINP
- a CDS encoding MFS transporter, whose translation is MKIKHLRWYMIGLVSLGTIINALARSSLSVSAPTLFTELHINEQQYAWILSAFQFAYTIAQPLCGFFIDVVGLKLGFFIMIIAWSVTNMAHAACHSWGGLAFLRGLMGLSEASAIPAGVKCNSEWFPAKERGIAGGVANIGTSIGAMLAPPLVVWAIMAYNWEMAFVITGALGLVFAVIWWFGYESPARHRALSVQEAQYIDEGQEKHLEADGSKPSVMQILRQRNFWGIALPRFLADPAWGTINFWLPVYLMTVRHMPLKDIALFAWLPFLAADFGGMAGGFLNNFMMKRWNISTINARRIGFSTGAVLMLPLAFVGFVDSAYMAVGLVSICAFAHQMLSTQVITMATDLFRRNETSTVSGFAGTAGWTGIFICTLIMGGLVKTVGYNPFFIILSMMDILGAIILWTVVKAPGHEKLAAKPVTI
- a CDS encoding YnfA family protein produces the protein MIKTTLLFFATALAEIVGCFLPWLWLRKGASILWLLPAALSLMLFVWLLTLHPAASGRVYAAYGGVYVMTALLWLRVVDGVRLSVYDWAGAAVALCGMLIIVTGWGRA
- the manD gene encoding D-mannonate dehydratase ManD, whose product is MKISKAEVFVTCPGRNFVTLKITTEDGLTGLGDATLNGRELSVASYLRDHLCPQLVGRDAQRIEDIWQFFYKGAYWRRGPVTMSAISAIDTALWDIKAKAAGMPLYQLLGGASREGVMVYCHTTGYTIDDVLDDYARHKELGFKAIRVQCGVPGMKTTYGMAKSKGAAYEPATKGQWPEEQLWSTEKYLDFTPKLFEAVRSKFGFHEHLLHDMHHRLTPIEAARFGKSIEDHRLFWMEDPTPAENQACFRLIRQHTVTPIAVGEVFNSIWDCKQLIEEQLIDYIRTTVTHAGGITGMRRIADFAALYQVRTGSHGPSDLSPVCHAAALHFDLWVPNFGVQEYMGYSAQMLEVFPHSWTFDNGYMHPGDKPGLGIEFDEKLAAKYPYDPAYLPVARLEDGTLWNW
- a CDS encoding GntR family transcriptional regulator, giving the protein MAAETPLNPTQPVSQQIYRILRRDIVHCLIPPGTPLSEKEVSVRFDVSRQPVREAFIKLAENGLIQIRPQRGSFVNKISLRQVRNGCFVRQAIERAVVQRAATMLTDASLYQLEQNLNQQRTAIDRKQLSDFFQLDDEFHYRLTQVADCQLAWDTVENIKATIDRVRYMSLDHVSPPEMLLRQHNDIFHALERRDPQAADETMRLHLQEISESVLLIRQENRDWFSED
- a CDS encoding mannitol dehydrogenase family protein encodes the protein MENTLLKARAILPTYDRDALTARIVHLGFGAFHRAHQAVYADILAAEHGSDWGYCEINLIGGEQQIADIRRQDNLYTVAEMSADAWRARVVGVVKSALHAEVDGLDAVFAALCQPQVAIVSLTITEKGYCHSPATGELVIDNPLIAADLSHPQRPSSAVGVIVEALARRQAAGLKGFSVMSCDNMPENGRVARNVVTAYARAVNPALASWIETHVTFPSTMVDRIVPAVTPETLDSIAAITGVRDPAGVACEPFRQWVIEDNFVAGRPAWEKAGAQLVRDVVPFEEMKLRMLNGSHSFLAYLGYLAGYPHINDCMEDDHYRRAARMLMLNEQAPTLRVQGVDLAHYADLLIERYSNPALRHRTWQIAMDGSQKLPQRWLDAIRWHRAHGSRHDLLTLGVAGWMRYVSGVDEQGKAIEVCDPLLDAIQQAVRISEDGEARVHALLGLKAIFGDDLAQQPAFVAAVTQAYHLLLSHGAKATVAAYMQQMA